In Pantoea cypripedii, the DNA window TCTCGGCGCGTGATTTGATTCTGCTGTTTGGTGGCCTGTTCCTGCTGTGGAAATCCAGTATGGAGATCCACGAAACCATTGAGGGTGGCGAAGAAGAACATAAAACCAACGTGCATTCGTTCCTCGGTGCCATCGTGCAGATCATGCTGCTGGACATTATTTTCAGCCTCGATTCGGTGATTACCGCCGTGGGTCTGTCGGACCATCTGATTATTATGATGATGGCGGTGGTGATTGCCGTACTGATGATGATGTTTGCGGCGCGGACCATCGGCGAGTTTGTTGACCGTCACCCGTCAGTGAAAATGCTGGCGCTGGCTTTTCTGATTCTGGTCGGCTTTACCCTGATTCTGGAGAGTTTTGCCGTCCATGTACCAAAAGGTTACATTTATTTTGCCATGTTCTTCTCGATGGCTGTGGAGTGCCTCAACCTGATGCGCAGCAGGAAAGGCGCGGCCTGAGAAAGTCAAGGGCGAGTCCTGCTCGCCCGTTGCTTTTCGGAATGATGTGATTACCCCGAACGCCAAAACCATTTATTACTACACTTTTGCTGTTGAAGTTGTGTAAGGGAGTAGCGGATGAAAGGGTTGGTAAGTGCAATGGGGCTGGTGCTGGCGGCATTAGTATTAAGTGGCTGCAGCAGTGATTACGTGATGGCGACCAAAGATGGCCGCATGATTATGACGGAAGGCAAACCAGCAATTGATAAAGACACTGGCCTGGTGCAGTACAAAGACGAACAGGGCCATGAAATGCAAATCAATGGTGATGAGGTCTCTACCATCATTGAGCGTTAAGTGCCAAATTTCATCGCCTGCGGTATTTTTCCAGCTGTGCAGGCGATTTCCCGAACTTTCCCCCCTTCCTTCCGCGCCGTTTCACGCGCTATAGTCCCACAGGACACAACATTCCATTCCATAATGAAAAAAGGAAGCCGGCAATGCACTATCACCGTATCCCCCATAGCACGCTGGAAGTGAGTCAGCTGGGGTTGGGAACCATGACGTTTGGTGAGCAGAACAGCGAAGCCGACGCTCATGCGCAACTGGATTATGCTGTCAGCCAGGGGATCAACCTGATTGATACTGCTGAAATGTATCCGGTGCCGCCGCGCCCGGAAACTCAGGGTTTAACTGAACAATATA includes these proteins:
- a CDS encoding YgdI/YgdR family lipoprotein; translation: MKGLVSAMGLVLAALVLSGCSSDYVMATKDGRMIMTEGKPAIDKDTGLVQYKDEQGHEMQINGDEVSTIIER
- a CDS encoding TerC family protein — protein: MFDWIADPNAWLALGTLTILEVVLGIDNIIFLSLVVAKLPKHQQNRARRLGLMGAMLMRLGLLASIAWVVRLTNPLFSIMDHAFSARDLILLFGGLFLLWKSSMEIHETIEGGEEEHKTNVHSFLGAIVQIMLLDIIFSLDSVITAVGLSDHLIIMMMAVVIAVLMMMFAARTIGEFVDRHPSVKMLALAFLILVGFTLILESFAVHVPKGYIYFAMFFSMAVECLNLMRSRKGAA